A window of Leptotrichia wadei contains these coding sequences:
- a CDS encoding cell division FtsX domain-containing protein, which translates to MEEKIKIYIRSKNKIYIFFNDEIYFFENQELEMALESFFEENNIEKNVKLAVILHYSYFLFDNFDRNMEETGKRENNIEDSEKKSLKFEDISEVFKKKINFVKRKMVINHLENQFLDIYLDKREIVRIKNCLKKYSAVISELKIDFEAVYNYYKDGNFETNQNKNFENKENFQNVIGDVEEIQEVEVFENRDVEEVQEIEILENRKINRNFGEIKEIDINEEFLENSNNLENENGKIEILQLGEENSLRILIEDEKIVEVEKIELKIEDVDDVENFDFGDMVVVGDEENDVKVIFAGEELSNSLDFIKRMAIFDKESVKNIKVLDVVIAGILIFAYFLIYNSIPLQKKTVENEVIQREIKSLEKDYLKRKAEEIPDYSKELATLRDIDGGIKRREYYSVIKFLIENSKNGIDYTKINYEKAKWIVQGEMENFNNFERLENNILRRYPNSELGYLKDNDTATVFEYVIEPFQN; encoded by the coding sequence ATGGAAGAAAAAATAAAAATATATATAAGAAGTAAAAATAAAATCTATATATTTTTTAATGATGAAATATATTTTTTTGAAAATCAGGAATTGGAAATGGCTTTGGAGTCGTTTTTTGAGGAAAATAATATTGAAAAAAATGTGAAATTGGCTGTGATTTTGCATTATTCATATTTTTTGTTTGATAATTTTGATAGAAATATGGAAGAAACTGGTAAAAGAGAAAATAATATTGAAGATTCGGAGAAAAAATCTCTAAAATTTGAAGATATTTCAGAAGTTTTTAAGAAAAAAATTAATTTTGTAAAAAGAAAAATGGTTATAAATCATTTGGAAAATCAGTTTTTAGATATTTATTTAGATAAAAGGGAAATTGTTAGGATAAAAAATTGCTTGAAAAAGTATTCGGCAGTAATTTCTGAATTGAAGATAGATTTTGAGGCTGTCTATAATTATTATAAAGATGGAAATTTTGAAACGAATCAGAATAAAAATTTTGAGAATAAAGAGAATTTTCAGAATGTAATTGGAGATGTTGAAGAGATTCAAGAAGTTGAAGTTTTTGAAAATAGAGATGTTGAAGAGGTTCAAGAAATAGAAATTCTTGAGAATAGAAAAATTAATAGAAATTTTGGTGAAATAAAGGAAATTGATATAAATGAAGAATTTTTGGAAAATAGTAATAATTTAGAGAATGAAAATGGTAAGATTGAAATTTTGCAGTTGGGAGAAGAAAATAGTCTTAGGATTTTAATTGAGGATGAGAAAATTGTTGAGGTTGAAAAAATTGAACTGAAAATTGAAGATGTGGACGATGTTGAAAATTTTGATTTTGGAGATATGGTAGTTGTTGGAGATGAAGAAAATGATGTAAAAGTTATATTTGCAGGAGAAGAACTTTCAAATAGTCTTGATTTTATAAAGAGAATGGCTATTTTTGATAAGGAAAGTGTAAAAAATATAAAAGTTTTGGATGTTGTTATTGCTGGAATTCTTATATTTGCATACTTCTTGATTTATAATTCGATTCCGCTTCAGAAAAAAACTGTGGAAAATGAAGTTATCCAGAGGGAGATAAAGTCGCTGGAAAAGGATTATTTGAAAAGAAAGGCTGAAGAAATTCCTGATTATTCAAAGGAACTTGCGACTCTTCGTGATATTGATGGCGGGATAAAAAGGCGGGAGTATTATTCAGTTATAAAATTTTTAATTGAAAATAGTAAGAATGGGATTGATTATACAAAAATTAATTATGAAAAGGCAAAATGGATTGTGCAGGGGGAAATGGAAAATTTTAACAATTTTGAGAGACTTGAGAATAATATTTTGAGAAGGTATCCAAATTCTGAATTGGGATATTTGAAGGATAATGACACGGCAACAGTTTTTGAATATGTGATTGAGCCATTTCAAAATTAA
- a CDS encoding type II secretion system protein GspD, with product MKGKRRFRFMTVLVLFSYFSGNNIFGAKVADYVNKSDVESAKKIFIYEVPKKVQTDNKKKTNDGNKAKNNSKQGSKNSQDGHKNNNSANKKEEDKNKGNSQNQSQNQVRQTVKEIKKKTGEIDLEYRNGKDITEALNGFFGFEVIGIDNKIIFSGDENKIEEMKKIIKSLDKEKEQVIIKGTIIDTSSNLFERLGIDWSINSDNAGANKDNLVAKFLNGEVSIASIFSKGGKFLGIDFNLLKENGDIRIEAMPTLMIMENEEGELKVTEEVLVGEKKTTKNDTEYAEPIFSEAGIVFKINPEIRRINGVKKILLKIDTEISNFKLTSSYNASSGAKQKNQTKTTITLNNGGSTFIGGLKQDVSRETIRRVPILSKIPIIGPLFKYRRNNREVRDIYIEIEAIIQDKT from the coding sequence TTGAAAGGAAAGAGAAGATTTAGGTTTATGACTGTTTTAGTTCTATTTTCTTATTTTTCAGGAAATAATATTTTTGGAGCAAAAGTGGCTGACTATGTTAATAAAAGTGATGTGGAAAGTGCTAAAAAGATATTTATTTATGAAGTTCCAAAAAAAGTGCAGACTGATAATAAAAAAAAGACAAATGATGGGAATAAAGCCAAAAATAATAGTAAGCAAGGCAGTAAAAATAGTCAGGATGGGCATAAAAATAATAATTCTGCTAATAAAAAGGAAGAAGATAAAAATAAAGGGAATAGTCAGAATCAAAGCCAAAATCAGGTACGGCAGACTGTAAAGGAAATAAAAAAGAAAACCGGAGAGATTGATTTGGAATATAGAAATGGTAAGGATATTACTGAAGCACTTAATGGTTTTTTTGGATTTGAAGTGATTGGGATTGATAATAAGATTATTTTTAGTGGAGATGAGAATAAAATTGAAGAGATGAAAAAGATTATAAAGTCGCTGGATAAGGAGAAGGAGCAGGTTATAATAAAGGGAACTATAATTGATACAAGTTCTAATTTATTTGAAAGGCTTGGAATTGATTGGAGCATAAATAGTGATAATGCAGGTGCGAATAAGGATAATTTGGTAGCAAAATTTTTGAATGGAGAAGTTTCGATTGCATCAATTTTTTCTAAAGGTGGGAAATTTTTAGGAATAGATTTTAATTTACTGAAGGAAAATGGGGATATAAGGATTGAGGCTATGCCGACACTTATGATTATGGAAAACGAAGAGGGAGAATTGAAGGTTACAGAAGAAGTGCTTGTTGGAGAAAAGAAAACTACGAAGAATGATACTGAATATGCAGAGCCGATTTTTTCCGAAGCTGGGATTGTTTTTAAAATAAATCCTGAAATTAGAAGAATTAACGGAGTGAAGAAAATTTTACTTAAAATTGATACAGAAATAAGTAATTTTAAATTGACTTCAAGTTATAATGCTTCTTCTGGTGCTAAACAGAAAAATCAGACTAAAACAACAATTACATTAAATAATGGTGGTTCAACTTTTATTGGAGGATTAAAACAGGATGTGAGCAGGGAAACAATAAGAAGAGTTCCCATTTTGTCAAAAATTCCTATAATTGGTCCATTGTTCAAATATCGAAGAAATAATAGGGAAGTACGAGATATTTATATTGAAATTGAAGCGATTATACAAGATAAAACTTAA
- the rfaE1 gene encoding D-glycero-beta-D-manno-heptose-7-phosphate kinase, producing MVSIQRIEEIIKKFNSVRIAVIGDMMLDEYLIGKVNRISPEAPVPIVNIERERFVLGGASNVANNLTSLKGKVFVYGVIGDDANGEKFVRELEDKNINSDGIVKDETRPTIIKSRVLSQGQQLLRLDWEKDTDILEDIQNQLLENFEKNIENIDAVLLSDYNKGLLTKHLAKNVIEIAKKYSKRVMVDPKPQNFKNYVGATSMTPNRKEILDYFGMKKFTSEEQIAEKMAQLKDELKLDSVVLTRSEEGVSLFKTKHKRIPTVAREVYDVTGAGDTFISTFLLSICAGADLYEAGVIANMASGIVVAKIGTATATQDEILEFYKDNDNILKKI from the coding sequence ATGGTTTCAATTCAAAGGATTGAAGAAATAATAAAAAAATTTAATAGTGTTAGAATAGCTGTTATCGGTGATATGATGCTAGATGAGTATTTGATTGGAAAAGTGAATAGAATTTCACCAGAAGCACCTGTTCCAATTGTGAATATAGAAAGGGAGAGATTTGTGCTTGGGGGAGCTTCAAATGTGGCAAATAATTTGACTTCGCTTAAAGGGAAAGTTTTTGTTTATGGAGTTATTGGAGATGATGCGAATGGAGAGAAGTTTGTTAGGGAGCTTGAGGATAAAAATATAAATTCTGATGGAATTGTGAAGGATGAGACACGTCCAACGATTATTAAAAGCAGAGTTTTATCTCAAGGACAGCAACTTCTGAGATTAGATTGGGAAAAGGATACTGATATTTTAGAAGATATTCAAAATCAGCTTTTGGAAAATTTTGAAAAAAATATTGAAAATATTGATGCAGTATTGCTTTCAGATTATAATAAAGGATTGCTTACAAAGCATTTGGCAAAGAATGTAATTGAAATAGCTAAAAAATATAGTAAAAGGGTAATGGTTGATCCAAAACCGCAAAATTTTAAAAATTATGTTGGAGCAACTTCAATGACTCCAAATAGAAAAGAAATTTTAGATTATTTTGGAATGAAAAAGTTTACAAGTGAAGAGCAGATTGCTGAAAAAATGGCACAGTTAAAAGATGAGCTTAAATTAGATAGTGTTGTGCTTACTCGAAGTGAAGAGGGAGTTTCGTTATTTAAGACTAAACATAAGAGAATACCAACTGTGGCACGGGAAGTTTATGATGTGACAGGAGCTGGAGACACCTTCATATCGACATTCTTACTTTCAATATGTGCTGGAGCGGATTTATATGAGGCTGGGGTAATTGCAAATATGGCATCTGGAATTGTAGTGGCAAAAATAGGAACGGCTACTGCAACACAAGATGAAATATTGGAATTTTACAAGGATAATGACAATATTTTGAAAAAAATATAA
- a CDS encoding ROK family protein, with amino-acid sequence MAVIAAVEAGGTKFICGLGTEDGEIIDRVSIPTTTPEETMAQVIEYFKDKKFDVMGVGSFGPIDPVKGSKTYGYITKTPKPYWSDYNLIGELKKYYDVPMEFDTDVNGAALAESWWGAGENLKNVMYITVGTGIGAGAVVDGKMLQGLTHPEMGHIFLKRHKDDKFEGRCPFHKDCMEGMAAGPAIEDRWGKKGFDLADRDEVWDMEAYYLAQAVVNYILILSPQKIIMGGGVMKQQQLFPLIRKYVLEFLNGYVQKEEILEKIDEYVVYPGLGDEAGFIGAIALGKIALENSRK; translated from the coding sequence ATGGCAGTTATTGCAGCAGTTGAAGCTGGAGGAACAAAATTTATATGTGGTTTAGGGACTGAAGATGGGGAAATTATTGACAGAGTAAGCATCCCAACTACAACACCTGAAGAAACTATGGCTCAAGTCATTGAATATTTTAAAGATAAGAAATTTGATGTAATGGGAGTTGGAAGTTTTGGACCGATTGATCCTGTAAAAGGTTCTAAAACTTATGGATATATTACAAAGACTCCAAAACCTTACTGGAGCGATTACAATTTAATTGGAGAATTGAAAAAATATTATGATGTTCCAATGGAATTTGATACAGATGTGAATGGTGCAGCACTTGCAGAAAGCTGGTGGGGTGCTGGAGAAAATCTTAAAAATGTTATGTACATTACAGTAGGAACTGGAATTGGAGCTGGGGCAGTTGTTGATGGGAAAATGCTTCAAGGATTGACTCATCCTGAAATGGGACATATATTTTTGAAAAGACATAAGGATGATAAATTTGAAGGAAGATGTCCTTTCCATAAAGACTGTATGGAAGGAATGGCAGCAGGTCCTGCGATAGAAGACAGATGGGGTAAAAAAGGATTTGACCTTGCTGATAGAGATGAAGTTTGGGATATGGAGGCATATTATTTGGCTCAGGCTGTAGTAAATTATATTTTGATTTTATCGCCTCAAAAAATAATTATGGGTGGAGGAGTTATGAAACAACAGCAACTGTTTCCATTAATTAGAAAATATGTCTTGGAATTTTTAAATGGATATGTACAAAAAGAGGAAATTTTGGAAAAAATTGATGAATATGTTGTTTATCCAGGACTTGGAGATGAAGCAGGATTTATTGGTGCTATTGCATTGGGGAAAATTGCGTTGGAAAATAGCAGAAAATAA